The Argiope bruennichi chromosome X2, qqArgBrue1.1, whole genome shotgun sequence sequence ttcaataaattgctaATGTCAGTGTAATTTTTGAATTAGTGCAGAATAGAAAAGATAATACAGGAATAAGAGGGAACAAATTATTGTAAGTCTTacatttcacaaaagaaatatcCAGTAATTATATGCTTTTCTAGCATGATTGTCATtagcttatttaaaaatgaattcatctcCAGTAAATTTTGCATTGCTAAGAAATTAGGTTTTACAGAGAACAAGTAAGGGTGAAAAAAAGAAAGCCAGTTTCTGTATTGCACTTTCATCAGaaaggaattttagaaaaatccagacttcataaaattcattgatttcttggtcaaattttctttacacagttttgattttaatgtctggaaaatgagaatgaactagctatttttatcctttaattgaatgatcttcaataataataataaaactatagtgttataaaaattagtttcattctTTCTCATGAAAAATCATCTTTTGAATGAGAATGCagcattaataaaagtattgatttggaaaatttgaatgaaaaatatttcgcaaCAATTAGTCTTATGGCTACATAAAGCAGTCTGGCAGAATCCAATCAGTAGTCATTAATAAAAAAGTggagaattttagaaattcagcCCATTTAAAATATTGCCTATTTTTGTGGATGGTAAAAGAAGTAGTCAGTGGCATAAAGTTAGAATCTGATTTCTTGATCTCTTTATGatgaaagaaatttctcttataaaaggaaaatgctgaaattgaatataaaaccaTTTCACTTGTTTGGCAAGCTAGAAaatttttactactaataaatttaaacgagttggatttttttttttttttttttagaaaattgacttTCATAAAATGTacttgaattttatattctagttTTGTTTACTGATGTTAACCTTTTTTGAGGAATTGCTTTTAAGAAGTatcaaataagataattttatttttattttaagctttttcaCTGAATTTCTTCATTAACCAAACTAAATTGcttcatttattaatttgcttCCTGTGTTAATGGATGggaaaattcataaatgtatgaaaatgtacCTAATAACGTTtagcttttaataaatacataccGAACTGAATTACCCATTTTGctcattatatttttcagttgttttgaacttgtaatttcttttcaatattaatagGACTATTGGTGTAATCAGTATATTTAGGTATGAACAATTAAAGAACATTGCTGAacttactataatttttttaatgattttctactcttaaatttgaagaaaatggaaCGGACCTTgaacaaaacatatataaacacTTCATTGTTTGATTAAATGAATGtgttaaaatttgaagtaataaaagttgttttattttttagaaattaatatagtacaaaatgtactataaatatggaaataaaaatgttatttgaggGATGGTCATCAAATCCAAAGAGGggttgaattaatttttactagtattgtaattttaaaactttttgaaaaggtGATATCTgctattgtatttttaatctttgaaatatttgccttagttatttgtacaaattttgtGTATTGGTGATATCTTTTTAATCTGTGATGTAAGTCTTCTTTCTgtgttttattacaatttctgTACTTACAATATTTGTTcatctttttaattgataaatactgAAGTAAAAGGAATAGCTATATTTAAACATGAATTGctagtaacttttttttgttcattcttgatttgtttatattatatgcaGTAATATTTCTATTTGTCCAATCACAGTgttttgcttgaattttttcccccctctttGCTGTCTTTATGTTTTACCAAACCTTTCAGTGATACAATAATGGGAAAATATAAAAGGTTTGGAACTAAATAAGagtttcattatgaatttttttaaaataaaaatgaaaaagaaaaaatactccattcatattaaataaattaataggaatttttcttacaattttttatatttgtattgctTAAATGTATTATCAGGTTCATGAGATTGTTCTTCGTGGTTTATTTTTAGTTTCGAATATTATCAAACTTTTCTTGTTGAATTtagtttctgtaatatttttcattaatcttttgCATCTGAATTTATATGATTCACGATgtcataaactgaattttaatcttTCAGAATCATATCTTTGATTAAGAAATTCTTCATTCAgacattttttcatttctttcttttttctcatatcaaaatatttaatttctgtcagATTAATGGCTagctaatttttgctttaaaggaTCTGCATTGCTGTGAAAATGACAGTAGTGAGAGTAGTTGAAGTATTCAGAGTGCAAAATGAAAGCaagctttaaaaattgcataatttttcttttgctgttgtcTTAGAGTTCTTGCATTTCAGAGTTTACTGATACATAACTATTTATCTATGTACGTATTAagctataattgaattttataagtttaaattatcaaaataaatagttttcagtATTTACGTGTTATTGCCTCCTGTTACTGCAAATATATCAAACTGAATTCgtctatattttattatgtcacaatttctataaattctggccttttataaaataaatgcctagtaaatattttaatttaactgaatttatagtgtctaaaaaatccttcaaaacaataagctttttaaaagtatatcatttttaatagttgctttattaatagtttttcataaacattgaaaatttctatatacTGAACAAATTTCTCTTTCCAGGGAAGTCTATTGCCTTGAAAAGAAACTTAAGAAATAGAAGATATAGACTGATATTTACAAAAGGTAAACTGATTTTTCATTTGGCATACTTTCAGTGAATAGGACTGAGcctagtttttgttttaatataagttaaaacttatatgaagcatttttttttttttttcaatttagactGTCTGTTTAGTAAAAAAAGGAGGGAGGGTGTTATTTTGCAACTGTATAATCTACATGtacagttaaaattataataggtAGATGTGGAATacatctcaatttttttatgtacttagtttgattttatttaattgaagtttatattttattctaaaaggaaTAAGTATAATTTATAGGATGGCTGATTACAAATTTATGGCTTCTTGTTCGAATTTGCTCACATGAATACCAGATTCTCtatgtatttcaattttaacataaataaatttacacatGCAAAAGTTCTGTTTATAAAGTATGTTTAGAAGAAGAATGACTTGTCATTTCCTTAAACTGGAAGTATGCATTAAACCTATTCACTTAATCATGTAAAAAATTACTGACTTCCCTTGTTTCGTTTGTTTAATCATAGATTTAAAGACAGCAGGCTTCTAACTGAAGATGGCTGCCAAAAAAGATTGGAATATTGGAGATCTGGTTTGGGCCAAGATGAAGGGTTTTCCTTTTTGGCCAGCCAAGATAGTAGAACCTCCTACAGATAGAAAATCTAGTCCTAAAAAGTCACGtcattatgtattcttttttggaAGTCTAAATTATGCATGGATACACGATGAAAATATTGTCCGTCATTCTGAAGAAATGTTACCGTCTACTTCCAGTAAGAAAAAATCAACCcttttaaaattagcaataaaacaaatcattgaaGAATCACCCAAACAAGCTAAATCACtagtcaaagaaaataaatatactgaGAAGTCTTCTGAAGTATTGACAAGTCGTACTGAAAAGGAAATTGCTAAAGtacaaagaaagaaagtgaaaactGAAAGACAAGAACAATTCATTGAAGAAGCACCCACACAAGCTAAATCACTTGTCAAAGAAAATGAATCTCCTGAAGTATTGACAAGtggtattgaaaagaaaatggctaaagtacaaagaaagaaagtgaaaactGAAAGCCAGGAAGTTTGCAAGAGGATTTTACCTAAACGACATTGTAAGGATAAATCAGAATATGAAAGAACATCTCCTCCTCAGAAGTTAACTAAAAGCCTTACTGAAGATTTctctgaattaattaataatacatctCCTAATTTAAGCTATAAGCATACAGCTGTTATCAGACCATTAGATGAGTATCCTTCTTCAGGAATTACCAGCAGTGAATTTCAACCATTTCCTACTTTTGATTTACATGAACCCAATGAAGccataaaagcaaaaaatgtcaTACCATCGCATAAGAAGATAGGATTTATTGGTCTCGGAATGATGGGTCAAAGGCTTGTTAAAAATCTGCTTACTTCCAATCACAAGGTCACAGTTTGGAATCGAACCCCTGAGAAATGTGTAGAGTTTGCTAAAGTTGGAGCTGAGCTTGCACAGACTCCAAGTGATGTAGTTGAAAGTTGTGACATAATTTTTTGCTGTGTTTCTGGTCCTGAGGCCTCAAAAAGCGTGGTTTTTGGAAAATGTGGCATTCTGTCAGGTCTTGAAAAGTCGCCACCTGGATCAAAACGTTATGTTGAAATGACTACATTGGATCCAACTACTTCAATAAACATTGGAGAAGCTATAAACATTGCAGGTGGAAGATATCTTGAAGCTCCATTTAGTGGATCTAGAGAAAGCGTAGAAGATGGAAGTCTGTTAATTTTGTGTGCAGGCGAAAAGAAAGTTTTTTACTCTTCTTACAGTTGCTTAGCtaccttttcaaaaaatatatataatcttggcAATGATGTTGGCACAGCTTCTAAGATGAATCTGATTCTTAGTACATTTTTGGGAGTATCATATGTTGCCTTGGCAGAAGCCATGGCACTTGTTGAGCATTGCAATCTTTCTCAGGTCGACTTTGTGGCAATTATGCGACTTCGACAAATATGTTCACCACTTCTTAAAGAAAAAGGAGAAGCCATAATATCACGTaactttaaaactaataattctcTTAAGTATCAAGAAAGAGATATAACTTTGGCTCTTACATTGGATAATGACTGTGGTCAGCCAATCTCAGTCACAACAGCAGCAAATGAAGTGTTCCAACGTGCTAAACTTCGAAATTATTCTGACCATGATGTATCTGCTGTTTACATGGGAACTAAGTATTAGTGTCAGTTCATTGTTTTGCTATACTATGTTATATGCCTGaaggaaaattatgtttttgtatcccaattcattgtaaaatgttataaaagatttcataatcCATTAAAGATATCattcatacaattttattttccatttagttgtgtttttttattatttagtcttaaacttttatattttcattttatcatcattgttcattttatattctgaaaccaGAAcagcttaattattaaatatattgaataataataataataaagcaccttatttctttaagtttgatttttaatgtttattgaattttgattaagAATTTACGTACATGGTTTGCAAAATTAGTCCATGCATTGTTCTGAGctgaagaaaagatatttaattctcagtaataaattatcttattgtaTATATATGAACCCACCCCCTTCTGATGCAGgtacagaaagaataaaattgtaaagtacagaaaatcaatattcttaatacttagtaaatcaaaactaaatatatttttaaaatattagttcaatcTGTTGACCTAAATGCAAAGtcaatcaaattatttagatatcaatGATATAAAGTCCAATTTGATATtggtgtaaatcatttatgatccttggtatgaaataaaatataacaagtagtcaaatccattaaaagagagaagaatttttttctaaatatttaacaaaaatgaaataaaacgcaTGAATAATTTGAAGCGAAATTTTGCCTCCAAATAATGAAATGTTGACTCATCTGTGCTGTAATtaagatgaaatcaaaataatttacacaTAAATTCTTAGATTTTAGGCAACTACTAAAAAACAGTTGTTTGAATACAGTAGGAGTatgttatttatatcaataattagaaaacgaaaatgcgtgttgaacatcagtttttattccaagatcaaatgaatatgtaaactACATGGTGAGAAAACTTTATATTGCAATtgaataaagcttaattttgaaagcagaaattaaaaactgaatgaagTTTAGTcaccatatgaacaataaatgaggTCATCAAGGATGTGcgaaataataattatgcaagttagttttgtaatattgtattatttaaaatgtagcaaaaaaacaagcttattgtgcaaaagaaatcaaatatttattgaatcaaaattatatttgtttttataatattagttcaATTTGTTGGCCTAGgagcaaaatcaatcaaattattaaGCTCCCAATGGtatgaattccattttaatattcttgtaaatcatttattatcCTTGGTATCTAATTACAAGTAataacagaaaatcaaatatataaatggagtatatttttagtagaaaaatatacaaaccttaacttttatggaaaatattttcctCAGTCTGAAACTACCCagaattttcattctataaacaAAACGAAATCATAATCATTTGcaaatgatttcttaaatatttatacaattatttatcacttttttgaataaaatttctgtatgtaatttaaatcaataattggaaaaagaaaatgtgtgttgaacatgaatttttattccaagatcaaatgattatgtaatctgcatagagagaaattttatattgcaacggaatgaagttgaattttattggaattaaaaactaaacatgatttgacaccaaatggACAATTAACGGGACATTCACTGAAAATGTCTTATATATTAGTTATATGTGGTATCTGTCGAATCTTTGATATGTGGTATCTGTCGAAATGTACCAAAGAAACAAgctttttgtgcaaaaaaaataattatttcgaatTCTTAGTAATCTAATTACAAGTAataacagaaaatcaaatatataaatggagtatattttttaacagattttaaaactaatattttaaaacagatatttaaaatattagaccAATCTGCTGAACTAGGAgtaaaatcaatcagattgtttaAGTTATCAGtggcataaagtccaatttaatattcatgtaaatcatttatgatacttggtatcatataaaatatgacaaattatCAACTCCATTAAAATAAGAGAGCAATTCATTCTAagcatttaacaaaagaaaataaaagcaaacacctatgaaattaaaaaaaaaaaattgcgccaaataataaaaattagactcatgctataaataaaatgaaatgatagtagtttgcaaataatttcttaaatattcacacAATTATTAAACAGTTGTGTAAATATAatgcagaatgtaattttttgtctataattgaaaaatgaaaatgtgtattgAACATGAGTTTTTGTTTTaagttcaaatgaatatgtaatctatgtagagaaatatatttttgtcgcAATAGAATAAAGctgaattttagttaaattaaaaaccaGGCACGATGtgacaccaaatgaacaataaataaaagatttagttGTGATTTGTGATATGataattaagtatattttgtGGTTCgccaaaatgtaacaaagaaacaggATTATAgtgcaaaaaaagaaatattcctaaTCAAAACTAAAGAGATTTTTATAGGAAACCTCTCGTCTTTTAGCTTCTTCTAGAGAAGTACTGAAATTCAACTTAGTTCAATGCCGATATTCTTCTGAATCTTAATGGTGTTCGGatagaatttttatgtattttcctaTACATCTGATCTTGCATTATGGAAGAagaattatactattttttttgcatacgcatttaattttttttacccctgaaaaataaaagtcaagaTTACGTGGCTAAAGATGGATAGCAAAGACATCATTGAGCTTTCGGAAGAATATAGAAAGAACTCAGGAAAAACTTATGGAAGTCTATTGTGTACCGCAGCAAGAAGTTGCAGTGGAGATTTGAtctggaaagaagaaaataatagcttCAACAAAGCAGAagccttccagtgaaataagacAGATGCTAAAAGCTACTGTCTTATCACCTTGATAACGTAGTAGCTATACACACTCCTAATTAATTTGCGAATAATGCTGTGCTTCATATTCGCCAAATTTCAAAGCGTATCCTAtgacaaatgtctttagacaattttcttgtaaaaaaaaagcatgcattaaaaatagtaatttgtattatactattttttttttctggaattaaacAGATTGTCCTATTTTAGATGGTTTTCTCTagatgaaaggttttttttttttttcttttttttcgctcGCTACGAGGATGTAGTCTTTTTTCGAGTAAGATTCTGAAAGGAATTACGCTTATTACGCAAGGTAGCACtgtacatgtttctttaaatgtataagaaatattACACGAAGTATTTGATCAAATAAGTGATTCGATTATGATTTAagacaatgaaggaaaaaaagagaCAAGTTAATTAACAAATTCGGACTCTGCTTCTGGAAGTGaatgttaattttcactttaaaaagcaATGTCCGGAATTTTTaatagtcttaattttttttttttttgctgctgttgttgttctttgtcttaaattatttttcgccaCCTTGCCTTTGTTAAAGTTATTCATCATGATCCATTGCAGAATTAGAGCAAAGACACATACGTCTCTTAGCAGCAATAGAGCAGCGTAAAATAGAAGCAAACATTCTGATGAGAAAATAGATCAACATTAACTaagtataaaatgctttttacgCATTTTAAACGAATTCGCAATGAAGACCgatgtaatgtaaatattgtattattaccATTAAGGTATCAAATATTAGAGAAATTTCAATGGTAATttgcaagatataaaaaattaaacaataattttactaaacaatTTTGCGCAAAGTatagaaacaaatttcaatattttttatttattactttatcttGCGATCAGAAAGcagatttcttatgattttagaaaaaaaaattatcatttacagGCAGGAATATATTACATTCTACACACTTTGAATGCTGTCTTGACTCAACTTCcctaaaagcattcatttcatgCCTTCCTCGTAAAgagacatatatttcaaatagtgcCGCACACTTGTGCCGTCATCCATGAACTGAAAATAAAGCCTTGTGAAACTGGACTACAAGGCTCCAGTGGATctcaaagtatttatattaatgctGTACGCCATGAGAAAAATGAGGAGATTTAAGAGTCCCAtcaataaataaagggttaatataaaaatgtcttatgTGAGTTGCATTCAGCAACATATGCAGACAAAGAATccgctaaatatttaatttccttcctCTAAACagagcattttaaaataactctttacttttaacttcaataattttaatctttaagtcTCTTTAAAGCTGAAATTGCGTAATACGATTAAGCAGTCTCGGCAGCTCGGATCCATTTATCGAGTTtgtgaactgaaaattacaaacaacccagtccttttattattattattatttatttatcgagaTGAACTTAAGAGTTAGAATTGATAATGATACCAAGCTAAGAATAAAAAACAACATAACGACTTTCCTGAACTGAAACATGTTATTCTGCCGCCAAATTTATGAACTTcaaatagtaaagaaatattaagtagCGTGAAAACCTATTTATCAGGAAGTTTATCACCGACAGAGCCTAAAAACCTTATTGATCTCCAAAGCCGTGTTTTGAAACACTGCTGAATATTTATATGGAGTTTCGATGAAGTTGTGGAAGTAATATTTCACACCACCAAATAGTTCGAAGTACGGGAAGTAGCCAATAATCAAGATTTTCTGAGTTACAGCCGACATTCTCTAGACTTCGGAAATGCAATCCGACTCGAAATTAATGAACAAAATCAAAaaactacattattttaattactagcaaaaaatttggaaattacaaaattgtttgtAATTGAAGAAGCGATAAAAGAGATAAATTGTAAAAAGCgataaaaaaagcttaaataccGTAATTcgctataatttttatatttttcatccaGGCTGATTCATTTACATTGGAATCATTAATATGAGTGTATTTCGTGCATAGTAAAAGTTAGGTCGaataattagtaattagtaaTAATGTAAGCAATTTATGTAATAAGAtgtaactttttttgaaaattaaatttagtttttatgaaGTATTTACTTATTTAGAAGAAAGAATAATCCAGGACAAAAAATCGTAATTCAGGAATATCCCGCATATCTGTGACATTTGGTTAGTTCATCGCAATGCCATGCTACTAGTGTAAATTTAAAACgaagtgcatttattttttactccaaGAAATTGTTTAGTCTCTTTCTATCCAAAAGATATGGTTTGAAATAGCTGTTTCAGTAAAATTGTgagaaaaagtgttaaaaaatgatttatttacataaaattttattcagaaattttgggCTGTTTCAGATAGCTCCAATTTAATTCAGCTCTGACAGAATTAACTACTTTTTGTTCAGAACAGAATCCTTTTAATAATTGACAAAAGAAATCGTTATTTTCTAGTAACTTTTCATTGCACAAGTAGTTTGTAATTTCATTCCTTTGTATGTCAACATTTCAGCTAACTTTCAATGAAGTTTCTGAGCGGTTTTCATTCTTTTGAGAGTGAATATTGTAGCTGACAcgcaaaaaatttcaaagagttTTTATTTCGTTCAACCTTGGCAGAAAgttaacaggttttttttttgttgttatattaacaatttttatataacattaaaacagttgcagtttttttttgttgttgttgattaaaaggattcagaaaagaatatttttctcaaaacagcaaaagatatcattaattttttattttcactgtacAAGCGATttgtaatttcattcatttattgatGAATATTTCAGCTAATACTCAAAAAAATTCTGAGTTTATCTCCTAGATATTATCATCATTTCTAAGCCTCACGCTTCTATAATTGAAACCACTCATTCAGAAGCTGTTATGGTGGGTTTTTCTATAGCTAAttacattgaatttctttttatttcaaatgtcattcattattcatataatataatacaaaacagAACTAAGAAATGcgaaaaacattttgaagtattaaaattccgaaaattcttttattttattcttttataaaaatattcggatgtatttagatttaagtaaaaaggattatttttagttcattataTAAAGCATGTCAACAACCTTGCGAAAACCCAGTTTCCAAATTTTTCTagattatatgtataaatatatatatatatataattttacaactgCATACTATCGTTGAATCTtagttcttaaataaaaatgttttatatttttctaagcaATATACATCAacgaatgcataaaaaataaactatctaATTGTTTGTTATTCTgtgaaaaacaatataataaatagcataataaacattgaaaaatattttaataataacttactAGTTTATTGCCAACAGAAACGTAACGTCGGAGATGATCAATAGGTGTTATGATGTCTTAGAAGATAGCCTTTGACGAACGCCATGGCTGCAAAATAGAAGTGTctttcactttttaaacaaaCTTGTTGCTAGAGCAATCgggaaaaactataaaaatctgCCATTCCTCGGCTTAATTCTAAGCATCactgactaaaaatattttttttaggattATGTAGTCTTTATaccaatgaaaaatgaaagtttgcAAATCAAGCAGTTGTAATTTTACTTCTGTTAACAATAACTGGATTCTAAGTCCTCTCAAAGCCCTTTCGCGACGGTTGTGCTATATATGCATCACTTACGAACGTCTCTCAGCCGTGCGTATCACTCGTAcatttctggaaatcgaattCATGGGACGATGATGgatatgtgcattttaaattgGAACAATCTTTCCATGACACTAGATGGCTCCCTGTGtccattatttttgtaataaatataattttagtatccTAACCTTCAATTTACTCATATTCAACCTGactttggtattttactcattGCGGGGGAGGGGTAAGAGTATTGTACATAAACAAAACTGGGTTGTGTAACTTTCCACTTGATAGAAACAATCGCGTTTTTAGTCTCCCTCCGAATTCTCTCTCCCCCCCCTTCTTCTTTTCGTGTTATAACTGTGTAACTGTAACTTTATTGCATTTTTCGTAGCTTTCGGATGCATTTCGAACACTTCTCTTTTTACTACGGAAAGCCTTCCTTTCTATTTATTATGGCATAAAAAAGCTATTTGTCAGAGGAAGAATGAACCCATATTATGAATGAACTAACAATCTAGAAAAGTAGCAAAAATGACGACATTAGgacttaaagtttattttttgtgatttttttttttcgaagttagGCTTCGCGACACAAAACCACCGTCCTTTCACATAATGCTCCGTCACGTACTTGCGTTTCGGATAGATGCCTCCCGTCCCTAAAGGGATAGAGATTGgtcatgaaatttgaaataactatacGCTCTATTCCCCTTAAAATTAAACAAGACTAACTGCTTAAAAACAAGGGGAtcctaattgaaataaataagacatttttcttttgatgctTTGACTCCTCTAATTTATGAACTTAAATTTTTCAGGCAAGAAAGCAGATTCTGCTAGTTTCTCACTGTAAACAAtaactgttttattaattttagtctAGATTAGTATGATTCTAGAAAAAGAtcgctttaaaattcaaagtatttatatttgataaatgaataaGGCTTGTTATAGCtctttctgtttatttctttaaaacaaaatactagatcaaaagatatattcaaaattttattcatccttGAATTAGTTGCCTCTAGCGAAATACTTTATTTCACATTTTGAGGTCGCAATTTTTTTTCCGAGATAGagaaaattgcgattttttttaatcaaataaggATAACGATACGAAAAAGGTTAATGCACTatactgtcaaaaaaaaaaaaaaaaaaaaaacgaaactaaCAAGTTCGAGTTAGCTAATTCTCCCTTCGACTGTGTCATATTCGCCGTATAATGAAAggaattgaatttgtattttggaacAGTACATCTTACCATTGAtagatttggtccaacatttgaTACAGATTCACAACTTTTGCGTCAAGATTAcacgcattttttttctaattcatatcGTTTGTGTGTTATCGTCT is a genomic window containing:
- the LOC129960619 gene encoding cytokine-like nuclear factor N-PAC, whose amino-acid sequence is MAAKKDWNIGDLVWAKMKGFPFWPAKIVEPPTDRKSSPKKSRHYVFFFGSLNYAWIHDENIVRHSEEMLPSTSSKKKSTLLKLAIKQIIEESPKQAKSLVKENKYTEKSSEVLTSRTEKEIAKVQRKKVKTERQEQFIEEAPTQAKSLVKENESPEVLTSGIEKKMAKVQRKKVKTESQEVCKRILPKRHCKDKSEYERTSPPQKLTKSLTEDFSELINNTSPNLSYKHTAVIRPLDEYPSSGITSSEFQPFPTFDLHEPNEAIKAKNVIPSHKKIGFIGLGMMGQRLVKNLLTSNHKVTVWNRTPEKCVEFAKVGAELAQTPSDVVESCDIIFCCVSGPEASKSVVFGKCGILSGLEKSPPGSKRYVEMTTLDPTTSINIGEAINIAGGRYLEAPFSGSRESVEDGSLLILCAGEKKVFYSSYSCLATFSKNIYNLGNDVGTASKMNLILSTFLGVSYVALAEAMALVEHCNLSQVDFVAIMRLRQICSPLLKEKGEAIISRNFKTNNSLKYQERDITLALTLDNDCGQPISVTTAANEVFQRAKLRNYSDHDVSAVYMGTKY